The nucleotide sequence GACCACCCTCCCGTCCCTTCAAGCAACTTCATTGTTTGTAGAATTAAAAACCCTTGCATTTtttaaatcctaaaaaattaaaattttgccAACCCAAACACTAGATCTTGCCTTATGCAATAAAGAGTTGAGCAGTGGAAGAGTTTGAACAAAAACTTAATGGAGGCCAAACtcttaaaaatccaatattttacactataaaagaaaatttcaaaaactttttgATAAAATTAACAATACGAGCAAAAAATCGATGGGGGCCAAGACACCCACGAGCCACAAGAAAGCTACCCGCCCCCCCCCCCACCCGGGACTTATGTAATATTTTTAGTTGAACGTCTAATTAGCAATCCATTAGAGTTAAAGTGTTGTTCCCTTAATATTTTTAGGTTAAGGGTTCGAACTCCGTCGAAGACGGATTTGATGTCGTATCAAGAAAAAAAATTTAGTTGAACCattatgttttaaataaatacaAAATAATTGTTACTCCTTTACATTCATTTATAAACTATTTCAttaggaaaattcgaaaattaaatattaaaagaaaataTTTATGTAATACCAAAAGATAATAATagaaattgaaaatgaaatcAAGTTATTGAAGTGCAATCAATGGGGTGGTGGTCtattggcaaaggcaaagcctttaaaacacctAAGTTGGCAAGGGAAAGGTTTTgagttcaagtcccacagacgacaggggattaaagaaattaaccgttaaaaaaaaaattattgaagTGCAAAGTTGGAGCCAAttgaaaagttgaaagaattttGTGGTTGAAATGATAAGAAAAGAAGTCAAGGAGGATAAGTGTAATATGAAGAAAGTAGAACACACTGACTTGAATGCAATAGATATTCCTTTAATCACCCAAAAAAGACAACTTTTTCCCTTTATATTCCTCTCAAATTTccatcttcttttttttttttgtggataTTTGACTTTATCAATTGGGTTTCTTCCTTATTTCCAAATCGAATGATTTATAAACAAGATTGGAATGTAAAGTTTTTGAGGAAAACAAAGACTTGGAAGTGAGAGAACCCCCCACCCTACCCACCCCCCACCCCTTAATTCCCCAATTATCTTCTTTTCTTCTCCCTCAAATTATGCAAAAACCATGCCTCACAAACCaaattttatcaccaagttgcaaTTATTATATAAACAAACCAAAGCATCTATTTTCTTATTATATAAATTATAGGAAAAACTCATCCATTTTCTTATAATTAACATTCTTTCCCTCCAAAACAGAGGATGATTCAACTTGAAGCCAATTTTTTAGTTTCATGAGAAACACAAAAAGATTAAACCCTCTACCCTCACATTAATATCATATATTGTTGCACAAAATGCATCCTCCAATCACCTACATTCTCCTGTTCTGCCTTTTAACCTCTCTCCTATCTGTCATCAAGGCCACTCTTAATCTTTCTCTTCCTTATCAACACCCTAATCCTGAAGTTGTTGTTCAAGAAGTTCATAGGTAACCTACAAACCCCACATGGggatttcatgttttttttttgttttagacTAATTCCCATCTGGGTTCTTATTATTAAGACGTGTGATCTTGTGGGTGTCTTTCGTTTTTCAAAAAAGATACTCACAAGATCACATTGTTTTAGAGTAATTCCTATCTGGGTTCTTTTTATTAAGACGTGTGATCTTGTGGGTATCTTTCGTTTTTCAAAAAGATACTCACAAGATCACATTCCGACTAAATTTTAGTGTGCTCACATCAAATTCTCTCCTGTTATCTGCAGGAGAATAAATGTATCTATCCAACATAGAAGAGCAATGCTCGACATCGGTGGCGGTTGTATCACCGGAAACCCGATCGACGATTGCTGGAAATGCGACCCGAATTGGGGTACCGACCGCCAACGCCTAGCCGACTGCGGCATCGGCTTCGGGCGGTACGCGTTAGGCGGCAAAGGAGGGCAGTACTACGTGGTAACCGACTCCTCCGACCACGACACCGTGAACCCAACCCCAGGCACCCTCCGCCACGCCGTCTTACAAACCGAACCATTATGGATCGTTTTCGCTTCGAGCATGCTGATCAAACTCAAACACGAGCTAATCATCAACAGCTTCAAGACCATAGACGGTCGCGGGGTCAACGTGGACATCACCGGAGGCGGGTGCATCACCATCCAATATGTTACTAATGTTATTATCCATAATATTCGTATCTTCAACTGTAAACCGTCCGGTAACGCCATGATCCGATCTAGTCCGACCCATGTTGGCCGGAGAGGGTTATCGGACGGTGACGGAATATCGATTTCCGGGTCAAGAAACATATGGATTGATCACTGTTCTTTATCTCATTGTACGGATGGTTTGATTGATGCAATTTTGGGATCAACGGCTATTACAATTTCAAACAATTATTTTACGTATCATAATGAAGTTATGCTTATGGGTCATGATGATGCATATTTGCCGGATAAAGGAATGCAGGTGAAGTTTTATTATTTTAGGGTGAATTTCAAGGATTTTCTTCTTTATActcattttcaggcgctgtcttTTATGTTCAAAATTTACGAGTATTGTCATTTATgtttttcatatcatacacgttttgttcTTTAGTCCTAACCCAGAAAGTTTTTTAGTTatatttggtcatgtgctttgcacataagggcatttttgtcaattcaaatttGGTCTCTTCCACACAATCTGCCACCACCATGAGgtcatttttgtcaattcaaatttCCAAGGTTGGGTGGTGTGGGTGGTGGCAGGTTGTGATGGTGGAAGAGACCaaatttgaattgacaaaaatgcccttatgTGCAAAACACATActaaatttaactgaaaaaactaactgggttagaactaaaggacaaaacgtgtatgatatgaaaacataaaggacaaaactcgtcaattttgaataTAAAAGACAGCATCTAAAAATttgtataaagataaaggacaatcttTGAAATTCACTCTTATTTTTTCATGCATTGGTGGCTTGTACTTTTGGTAATGTTATTTGTACTTTGTGTTGATAGGTTACGTTTGCATTTAATCATTATGGGAAGGGTTTGGTGCAAAGAATGCCGAGGTGTAGACATGGGTATTTTCATGTAGTGAACAACGATTTTACTGAATGGAAGATGTATGCGATTGGTGGGAGTGCGAATCCCACGATTAATAGTCAGGGTAACCGTTATATAGCGCCACCCGATCCTAATGCAAAGGAGGTAAATTTGTAACTCAAATGAGTTAAATAGGTTGACCCGATTAACGGAATTTGAGtgattttttgtttgtttatttaatcTAAATTTTTAGCCGTTAGTTGAAGCCTTTATAAACTTTGGGTTCGTCAATGGATATAGAATAATATCGTATTTGTTGGTTGGTCTAACCACTCAGACAAATCAGCAAATGCTTGTAAAACGTTAACCTTGTGTCCATATTTTATACAAGAATAGGTTACAAAGCGTGTGGATGCAAATGAGAAGAATTGGGTAGGGTGGAATTGGAGGACCGAAGGAGACTTGATGGAAAATGGTGCGTTCTTTGTGCCATCCGGTGAAGACCTAAACGCTATGTATGCAAAGGCGACTAGTGTTGATCCTAAATCGGCCTTCCTTGTAGATCAACTAACGATGAACGCAGGTGTCTTTGGTGCGCCTAGGTACATGTTTAATATCCATTACAATACTAACTCTTTAATCAATTATCACTTCATGGTCAATATGCCACCTTACATGTGAAATAGATAAATATCAATCATTATACTTCTTTCTTTTAATTCCATAGTTATATAATCTCAACATTTTATAATAGTTTGATTAACTTAATCAACCCAATATTACTTTTTATGTCCACAAACATCCATAAGTGGGATGACAATTGATCTAATTTTAGAAACCCTAATTCAATACTCGACTGTGAAGTTATTTCATACAAGCAATATATCCATTGGGCTTTCAGGTTTTCTAGCGGGTATTCTGGTTTATAATCTTACCTAGTCAAAAATTTCAATTTGGGATTCCGTTACGAAAAAACTGAATCATAAACTCAACGTAAAAACCAGCTTTGAAAATCAGATACACGCATACGGTCCTACTAGTTCTATGCTTTTAACAACTTCAAATTTCTACAAACCTCAAAATATACCATCTATTATATTTTgaaattatataatatattaatatattcgGTTCAGACACGGGTAAACAAATATGAGACTGATTTTAGGTAAAGAAACAAGTATCACCTAATTTCATACACATTCCAAATCAGTAAAAAATTATAATCCATCCCATACCTAGTCTTGTAACTGAACAC is from Helianthus annuus cultivar XRQ/B chromosome 9, HanXRQr2.0-SUNRISE, whole genome shotgun sequence and encodes:
- the LOC110877799 gene encoding probable pectate lyase 5, which encodes MHPPITYILLFCLLTSLLSVIKATLNLSLPYQHPNPEVVVQEVHRRINVSIQHRRAMLDIGGGCITGNPIDDCWKCDPNWGTDRQRLADCGIGFGRYALGGKGGQYYVVTDSSDHDTVNPTPGTLRHAVLQTEPLWIVFASSMLIKLKHELIINSFKTIDGRGVNVDITGGGCITIQYVTNVIIHNIRIFNCKPSGNAMIRSSPTHVGRRGLSDGDGISISGSRNIWIDHCSLSHCTDGLIDAILGSTAITISNNYFTYHNEVMLMGHDDAYLPDKGMQVTFAFNHYGKGLVQRMPRCRHGYFHVVNNDFTEWKMYAIGGSANPTINSQGNRYIAPPDPNAKEVTKRVDANEKNWVGWNWRTEGDLMENGAFFVPSGEDLNAMYAKATSVDPKSAFLVDQLTMNAGVFGAPRDDVGTVSFGNGPITTGGGEGRNTGNHDDDDYFGITFGSGTSAKLAPPTTLFSISLIFLVLYFNIVTINGGRFFMLLL